One Clarias gariepinus isolate MV-2021 ecotype Netherlands chromosome 5, CGAR_prim_01v2, whole genome shotgun sequence genomic region harbors:
- the ttll4 gene encoding tubulin polyglutamylase TTLL4 encodes MASTGAEDLRKGALQPTLVVQAKSATVHLSNTRVSSAHVEKKWHHPSAFGDSVTQPHVKVVCEQPHHFSGISSPRASPSLPARVLRARSTGAHHSSSCCRDTRAHSVVLKNSVHVSSPSTVCQSTCHLDPITHAYQSHRHLNSLRIRSRLLGKRAFVPPLSIYPLCPSPPKTSNHKASAIVDRTMPANQSCPWSSGKLGSNSNGVMHSSTAKVPTIARLETKDLKKASGLLSGKKECKADIIKHSQTTVPLEDKYTDVPPNHVSQLSEFDKIVAEDAKENEHIVECCMGHGAGEAFQRVRNVSSEVEFTAAVRKLTKNMAHVRNGPLNGLSGPLTANFDSQHNRREVYASANPATQASRVCLISGSEEFKVDEDPLCLDENSYSIGMSQGSGCAIPEDIDHTVVPPQSPTVYSVINQISAIHLTKDCCQHTSEEDPSQCPMTLDEGSQPDIRGQVNVAVLEDGEEEELPDEMENLCSGNNDDGSESDVSLAPSMAASSNIEEPMSCELEDDREVKPALVPSLFPFRSPTLYFSTANEQVELLPLEQRSLLKWKISTVTPNIVKHTITRSHFKVTKKNHDWLGCWGHHMKSPGFKAIREYQKLNHFPGSFQIGRKDRLWRNLSKMQTRFGKREFGFFPRSFVLPQDMKLLKKVWEEGGSRQKWIIKPPASARGMGIQVIHKWSQMPRKRPLLVQKYLHKPYLISGNKFDLRIYVYVTSYDPLRVYIFNDGLVRFASCKYSSSMKSLGNKFMHLTNYSVNKKNSEYQTNSDDKACQGHKWALKALWQYLDSKGINTTLIWEKIKDMVIKTIIASDPYVNTLVKMHVRSSYSCHELFGFDIMLDENLKPWVLEVNISPSLHSNSALDVSIKGQMIRDVLNLAGFMLPKKEDVLVSSNNGCTSSSSGSISKSSLYEGARVRSRSDLSPDEKLKRAFYLTQRFGDQDFSSTILEVLTPEDVRVLADSEDEHSRMGDFERIFPSSASSRYLRFFEQPRYLNLLLNQWEQKYNQNRSKGIELLRSLCQKRVHLGNLADSVHHWSSKSKHGHRSDLQSTTIAKITKSSATRSQNTSSLMDEDEGDDEWSDHDIQSVTSSIPDMSLMGSVSPK; translated from the exons ATGGCTTCCACTGGAGCTGAGGACTTGAGAAAGGGGGCATTACAGCCAACCCTTGTTGTCCAAGCAAAATCTGCAACTGTGCATCTTTCCAACACTCGTGTGTCTTCTGCTCACGTAGAAAAGAAATGGCATCATCCTTCAGCCTTCGGTGACTCTGTAACGCAGCCTCATGTGAAAGTGGTGTGTGAGCAGCCCCATCATTTCTCAGGGATATCCTCACCGCGTGCCTCTCCGTCGTTGCCTGCGAGGGTTTTGCGTGCTCGTAGCACAGGTGCTCATCATTCTAGCAGCTGTTGTAGGGATACAAGAGCTCACAGTGTAGTCTTAAAGAACTCGGTTCATGTCAGCAGTCCCTCTACTGTATGTCAAAGCACTTGCCATCTGGACCCAATTACACACGCATATCAGTCACACAGGCACCTGAACTCACTCAGGATAAGATCGAGGCTTTTAGGAAAAAGAGCTTTTGTACCTCCGCTCTCAATTTATCCCCTTTGTCCCTCTCCACCCAAGACATCCAATCACAAAGCGTCTGCGATAGTTGACAGGACCATGCCTGCGAATCAGTCTTGCCCGTGGTCATCGGGTAAACTCGGAAGCAACAGCAATGGGGTTATGCATTCTTCCACTGCCAAGGTGCCTACAATTGCCAGGCTAGAGACAAAAGATTTGAAGAAGGCTAGCGGTCTACTTTCTGGAAAGAAAGAATGCAAAGCGGACATAATAAAGCACAGCCAAACAACAGTGCCTTTAGAGGATAAATACACAGATGTGCCTCCAAACCATGTTTCGCAGTTGTCTGAGTTTGACAAGATAGTGGCTGAGGATGCTAAAGAGAATGAGCATATAGTGGAATGTTGCATGGGGCATGGAGCCGGTGAAGCTTTTCAGAGAGTGAGGAATGTCAGCTCTGAGGTAGAGTTCACTGCAGCAGTACGAAAGCTCACTAAAAACATGGCACATGTACGCAATGGACCGCTAAATGGTCTTAGTGGACCACTGACAGCCAATTTTGATTCTCAGCATAACAGGAGAGAAGTATACGCAAGTGCCAATCCTGCAACACAAGCCTCAAGAGTTTGCCTTATTAGCGGGAGTGAAGAGTTCAAAGTGGATGAAGATCCCCTTTGCCTAGATGAAAATTCTTATAGTATTGGAATGTCTCAGGGCAGTGGATGTGCCATTCCAGAGGACATTGATCACACAGTGGTCCCTCCTCAGTCTCCCACTGTTTATTCAGTAATAAACCAGATATCTGCCATACACCTTACAAAGGACTGCTGTCAGCACACTTCAGAAGAGGACCCAAGCCAGTGCCCTATGACTCTGGATGAGGGGAGTCAACCTGATATCAGAGG TCAGGTGAATGTTGCTGTCTTGGAAGATGGTGAGGAAGAGGAGCTTCCAGATGAGATGGAGAATCTCTGCAGTGGCAATAATGATG ATGGATCAGAATCCGATGTCTCTTTAGCACCCTCTATGGCAGCGTCCTCAAA TATTGAGGAGCCCATGAGCTGTGAGTTAGAGGATGATCGGGAGGTGAAGCCAGCACTGGTGCCCAGTCTGTTCCCCTTCAGGTCCCCTACATTATACTTTAGTACAGCCAATGAGCAAG TGGAGTTGCTCCCTCTGGAGCAAAGGAGTCTTCTGAAATGGAAAATAAGTACAGTTACCCCTAACATTGTCAAGCACACAATCACTAGATCCCATTTCAAAGTCACTAAGA AAAACCATGACTGGTTGGGCTGCTGGGGGCATCATATGAAGTCACCTGGGTTCAAGGCCATACGAGAGTACCAGAAG CTCAATCATTTTCCAGGTTCCTTTCAGATCGGACGGAAAGACCGTCTGTGGCGAAATCTTTCCAAGATGCAGACACGGTTTGGCAAGCGGGAGTTTGGCTTCTTTCCACGTTCCTTCGTGCTCCCGCAGGACATGAAACTGCTGAAGAAGGTTTGGGAGGAAGGAGGGAGCCGGCAAAAATGGATCATCAAACCG CCTGCTTCAGCCCGAGGAATGGGTATTCAGGTTATTCACAAGTGGAGTCAAATGCCACGCAAGAGACCTCTCCTTGTGCAGAA atatcttCACAAGCCCTACCTCATTAGTGGAAATAAATTTGATCTCCGTATCTATGTGTACGTGACTTCTTATGACCCACTCCGTGTTTACATTTTCAACGATGGACTCGTTCGCTTCGCAAGCTGCAA atatTCCTCATCAATGAAAAGTCTCGGCAACAAATTCATGCACTTGACAAACTACAGTGTGAACAAGAAGAACTCTGAGTATCAGACTAACAGCGATGACAAGGCCTGCCAGGGCCATAAAtg GGCACTAAAGGCACTTTGGCAATATCTGGACTCAAAAGGAATTAACACAACGCTTATCTGGGAGAAGATTAAAGACATGGTTATTAAAACCATCATTGC GTCAGATCCATATGTAAACACACTGGTGAAGATGCATGTGCGCTCCTCATATAGCTGTCACGAGCTGTTTGGTTTTGACATCATGCTGGATGAGAACCTGAAACCGTGGGTCCTGGAAGTCAACATCTCTCCTAG CTTGCACTCCAACAGCGCGTTGGATGTGAGTATTAAGGGACAAATGATCCGTGATGTGCTGAACCTAGCTGGTTTTATGCTGCCCAAGAAAGAAGACGTTCTTGTCTCCAGCAATAATGGTTGCACCTCCAGCAGCAGTGGCAGCATCTCCAAGAGCAG TTTGTATGAAGGAGCACGAGTGAGATCGAGATCAGACCTGTCCCCTGATGAGAAACTGAAAAGAGCTTTCTATCTCACCCAGAGATTTGGGGACCAG GATTTCTCCTCCACAATTTTGGAAGTGTTAACCCCTGAAGATGTGCGTGTTCTGGCTGATAGTGAGGATGAGCACAGTCGTATGGGAGACTTTGAACGCATCTTCCCTTCCTCTGCCTCCTCCCGCTACCTCCGTTTCTTTGAACAGCCTCGCTACCTCAACTTACTTCTTAACCAGTGGGAACAAAAATACAATCAAAATCGGAGCAAAG GTATCGAACTGCTGAGAAGTCTCTGTCAGAAAAGAGTACACTTGGGGAACCTTGCTGACTCTGTGCATCAT TGGTCATCTAAATCCAAACATGGACACCGTTCAGACCTCCAGAGCACCACCATTGCCAAGATTACCAAATCAAG TGCAACACGGAGTCAGAATACAAGTTCCCTGATGGATGAAGATGAAGGTGACGATGAGTGGTCTGATCATGATATTCAGTCTGTGACGTCCAGTATTCCAGATATGTCTCTGATGGGATCAGTGAGCCCAAAGTGA